The genomic stretch GATACGTATCGACCGAATCTCGCTGCGTAAACTCATAGCCCTTCAAGATGTTCAACGCTTGCAGTGCGACCAGCCCATGCCCATTCGGCGGAATCTCCCAAACGTCATAGCCGCGATAGTTCACACCGATCGGCTTCACCCACTCCGGATGATATGCTGCCAGATCTTCCTTCCGAATGTATCCGCCATACTCCCGCGAATACGCATCCACTTTATCCGCCAACTCGCCGCGATAAAAAGCTTCTGCCTTCGTCTCCGCGATCAGTCGCAGTGTCTCTGCATGACCTGGCGACTTCCAGATCTCCCCGACTTGCGGCGCACGACCGTCCGGCGCAAATGTTGCAAACCAAGACTCATATTCCTCACCTTTCAACTGCTTGGAGAACGTGGCAAATGCGCGTTCCCAATAATAGGCCAAAATAGGGGAGAGCGGATACCCTTCTTCCGCATAGCGAATGGCCGGGGCTAACACTTCGGTCAGCGGCAGTCGCCCAAACTTTTCGGACAGCGCGGCCCACGCACTGGGAGCTCCCGGCACGGTGACGGGAAGAAAGCCATATTTCGGCATCTCTTTGACGCCCGCCTTTTCCAGCGCTTCAATCGAAATCCCTTGCGGAGCTGGACCGCTCGCATTCAACCCGTGGAGTTCACCTTTCACCCAGACCAAGGCGAACGCATCGCCGCCAATCCCGTTCGAAGTTGGCTCGACTACGGTAAGTGCGGCAGCTGTAGCGATCGCTGCATCGATCGCATTGCCGCCTTTTTGCAAAACTTCTAACCCCGCCTGTGCCGCCAACGGCTGTGACGTAGCGACCATCCCATTGCGAGCATATGCGGTCATTCGCTTCGATCCGTATGGATGATGCAAAGCATCAAAATTCATCGGAGATTCCCCTTTCTAATACAGGTGGCAGGCTACGAAGTGCCCTTCCTGTGTTTCTTTCATCACCGGGCGCTCCGATTTGCACGATTCGATCGCAACCGGGCACCGTGTATGAAACGCACATCCTGTCGGCGGATTGGCCGGACTCGGCACATCGCCCGTCAAAATGATGCGTTCCCGTTTTTCACGCGGATTTGGACTTGGCACGGCCGACATCAGCGCACGCGTATAGGGATGCAGCGGATTTGCATACATCAGCCCTTTAGGGGCCAACTCCACCAGCCGTCCGAGATACATCACGCCAACGCGGTCCGAAATGTGTCGCACGACCGACAAGTCATGAGAGATAAAGAGATAGGTCAGGCCAAATTGCTCCTGTAGGTCTTTCATCAAGTTCAAGATTTGCGATTGAATCGACACGTCGAGCGCCGAGACCGGCTCGTCGGCGATGACCAGCTTCGGTTTGGTGATCAGCGCTCTGGCAATCCCGATCCGCTGGCGCTGACCGCCGGAGAACTGATGCGGATAGTACGACGCATGCTGTTCGGTCAGACCGACGATCTTCAAAATCTCCAGCACGCGCTCTTTGCGTTCAGCTGCCGAAGCCAAGCCATGAATCTTCAGCGGCTCCTCCAAGATCGCACCGACCGTCATCCGCGGATTCAGCGAGGCAAACGGGTCCTGAAAGACGATTTGCAAATCGCGACGCATTTTCCGCATCGCATCGTCCTTCAATTCGATCAAATTTTGGCCTTGAAACCAGACCTCGCCCGCCGTAGGTTCTGACAAGCGCATGATCGCACGCCCTGTGGTCGATTTGCCACAGCCAGACTCACCGACGATGCCGAGCGTTTCACCCTCCTGCACTACGAAGGAAACATCATCGACCGCTTTGACATGGCTTTGCACTTTCGACAAGACCCCGTCGCGGATCGGAAAATATTTCTTCAATCCTTTTACTTCTAAAAGGGCACTCATGCGGATACCTCCTTGTCTGCGTTGCCAGCATGCAACCAACAACGGCATTGCTGTCCATGATCCAACTTGATGAGGGGAGGCATCTCGGCCAGGCAGCGCGCTTCCACATAAGGGCAGCGTGATGCAAAGCGGCAACCGCTCGTTACTGAGCCTGGCAAAGGTACGTTGCCTGGGATCGAATCGAGTCGTTCTTGATCTTGATCAATCTTGGGGATCGAGCGCATCAAGCCTTGTGTGTACGGGTGAGCGGGAGCGTCGAACAGCGTATAGACATCCGCTTCCTCGACCACTTGACCTGCGTACATGACCACCACGCGGTCACACATCTCGGCCACGACGCCCAGATCATGTGTGATCAGCATGATCGACGTGCCTTGCTTCTCTTTCAGTTCGCGCATCAGATCCAAAATCTGCGCTTGGATCGTCACATCGAGCGCCGTCGTCGGTTCGTCGGCGATCAAGAGCTCCGGCTCACAGCTCATCGCCATCGCGATCATCACCCGCTGGCGCATCCCGCCAGAAAGCTGATGCGGGTATTCATCTAGAATCTTCTCAGCGCGTGGGATGTTTACCTTCTTCAACATCGAGACGGAATGCTCCCGCGCCTTTTGTTTTGAATAACCAAGATGCAACATGACCGACTCGGACAGCTGTTGTCCGATCGTATACACCGGATTAAGCGAAGTCATCGGTTCTTGAAAGATCATGGCAATCTCATTTCCGCGCACCTTGCGCATCGAAGCTTCGGAGAGCTCCAAGAGATTGTTCCCTTTATAACGGATCTCACCGCCTGCGATCAAGGCACCCGTCTTTGGAAGCAGGCGCATGACCGACAGTGAGGTGGCGCTTTTTCCGCATCCAGATTCACCGACGATCCCCAGCGTTTCGCCTTTGCGGACTGCAAAATCCACGCCGTCTACGGCAGGGTTGACGCGACCTTCCCCAATAAAATGCGTCTTTAGTCCAGTGATCTCCAGCAGGTTGTTCATCTTCATCTCGACCCCGCTCTCCAACTTTTTCTTAAAAGAATTACGAATACTTTCTCAAAAACTTTTTGTTTAGTCAAGGTTGAATTTTCTGATTGATTTATCTTTTCGGTGCGTGTATAGTGATACGAAACGAAAGCGATTCTTTGTTTTTGATTACGCATCGTAATGAAAGGGTGTAGAACAAAAATGAAAATTAAACAAGGTAAAATCGCACTTTCCATCCTCTTGGCGGGCTCCCTGCTGGCCGCTGGCTGCGGTGATAAACCTGCCGCATCCGATCCGAAATCAGAAGGTAGCGGCACTGCGCAAAAAACTGGCGGCACTTTGAGCATCTCGCTTGACTCAGATCCGCCGAAACTGGACCCGTTCTCCTCCACGGCGCTTGTCGATCGCATGGTCTTCCAAAGCATCTTCGACAAACTGGTCGATCTGGATGAAAAAGGCGACATCATCCCGATGCTGGCTGAAAAATGGGATGTTTCACCCGATCAAAAATCCTACACCTTTACGCTCAAACAAGGCGTCAAATTCCACGACGGCACCGATTTTAACGCCGAAGCGGTCAAGTTCAACTTTGAGCGCAACATGGACAAAGCGTCGAACCGCAAGAACGAGTTGAATTCGGTCGAGAAAGTAACGGTTAGCGATCCGTACACCGTCAAGGTCGATCTGTCACAACCTTACGCACCGTTCCTGTCTGTACTCACCGACCGTGCAGGGATGATGGTTTCCCCGGCGGGCGTTGAAAAATACGGCGAAGATTTCCTCAATCATCCGATTGGCACTGGCCCATTCGTCTATAAAGAGCGCCAAAAAGGTTCTTCGATCACGCTCGAGAAGAACGCGAACTATTGGCAAAAAGGCCTTCCTTACCTCGATAAAGTCGAATACAAGATCATGAATGATGCGAACGTGGCGCTGATGAACTTGAAGAGCGGTCAAGTAGACATCACCAACAAATTCCCGTTCAAAGAGATCGAAAATGCGAAAAATGATACGAAGATCTCGGTCATCAACGAATCGGGTCAAGGTTACCAAGGTCTGCATCTGAACACGACCAAAGCTCCGTTTGATGTCAAAGAGCTGCGCCAAGCGGTTGACCTGCTGATCGACCGCGATGCGATCGTTAA from Tumebacillus algifaecis encodes the following:
- a CDS encoding gamma-glutamyltransferase family protein, whose protein sequence is MNFDALHHPYGSKRMTAYARNGMVATSQPLAAQAGLEVLQKGGNAIDAAIATAAALTVVEPTSNGIGGDAFALVWVKGELHGLNASGPAPQGISIEALEKAGVKEMPKYGFLPVTVPGAPSAWAALSEKFGRLPLTEVLAPAIRYAEEGYPLSPILAYYWERAFATFSKQLKGEEYESWFATFAPDGRAPQVGEIWKSPGHAETLRLIAETKAEAFYRGELADKVDAYSREYGGYIRKEDLAAYHPEWVKPIGVNYRGYDVWEIPPNGHGLVALQALNILKGYEFTQRDSVDTYHKQIEAIKLAFADGQKYITDPTKMTVRVEDLLSDAYADERRNLIGHSALTPVAGEPPRGGTVYLAAADGEGNMISFIQSNYMGFGSGLVVPGTGIGLQNRGHNFSLDPTHDNRLEPGKKSYHTIIPGFLTKGDQAVGPFGVMGGFMQPQGHVQVVMNTVDFGLNPQAALDAPRWQWMKDKQVEIEHSTPDHIVQALAARGHGVSWAVGSGSFGRGQIIWRNPETGVLMGGTEARTDGCVASY
- a CDS encoding ABC transporter ATP-binding protein — encoded protein: MSALLEVKGLKKYFPIRDGVLSKVQSHVKAVDDVSFVVQEGETLGIVGESGCGKSTTGRAIMRLSEPTAGEVWFQGQNLIELKDDAMRKMRRDLQIVFQDPFASLNPRMTVGAILEEPLKIHGLASAAERKERVLEILKIVGLTEQHASYYPHQFSGGQRQRIGIARALITKPKLVIADEPVSALDVSIQSQILNLMKDLQEQFGLTYLFISHDLSVVRHISDRVGVMYLGRLVELAPKGLMYANPLHPYTRALMSAVPSPNPREKRERIILTGDVPSPANPPTGCAFHTRCPVAIESCKSERPVMKETQEGHFVACHLY
- a CDS encoding ABC transporter ATP-binding protein yields the protein MNNLLEITGLKTHFIGEGRVNPAVDGVDFAVRKGETLGIVGESGCGKSATSLSVMRLLPKTGALIAGGEIRYKGNNLLELSEASMRKVRGNEIAMIFQEPMTSLNPVYTIGQQLSESVMLHLGYSKQKAREHSVSMLKKVNIPRAEKILDEYPHQLSGGMRQRVMIAMAMSCEPELLIADEPTTALDVTIQAQILDLMRELKEKQGTSIMLITHDLGVVAEMCDRVVVMYAGQVVEEADVYTLFDAPAHPYTQGLMRSIPKIDQDQERLDSIPGNVPLPGSVTSGCRFASRCPYVEARCLAEMPPLIKLDHGQQCRCWLHAGNADKEVSA
- a CDS encoding ABC transporter substrate-binding protein yields the protein MKIKQGKIALSILLAGSLLAAGCGDKPAASDPKSEGSGTAQKTGGTLSISLDSDPPKLDPFSSTALVDRMVFQSIFDKLVDLDEKGDIIPMLAEKWDVSPDQKSYTFTLKQGVKFHDGTDFNAEAVKFNFERNMDKASNRKNELNSVEKVTVSDPYTVKVDLSQPYAPFLSVLTDRAGMMVSPAGVEKYGEDFLNHPIGTGPFVYKERQKGSSITLEKNANYWQKGLPYLDKVEYKIMNDANVALMNLKSGQVDITNKFPFKEIENAKNDTKISVINESGQGYQGLHLNTTKAPFDVKELRQAVDLLIDRDAIVKVVLSGAGSPAHSPFAKSQFAYGDSDKSEQPNVDKAKELLKKAGKESGFTFTLKIGTSPTNQQVGQMIQNMMKPAGITVNLEKVEFGTMLEQAKTANYEAVAIGWSGRPDPDLNIYDFAVTGSSNNYPRYSNKEVDRILGEARVEGDQAKRKAKYDEAMRILNDEVPYIYFYHDHNVFGLSNSVEGFTYVPDGLIRTVKLSKK